The genomic interval ACGGCCGCGCCAAACGCCGCGCGGCGCGGCATTTCCATCTGAATCAGGCTTTTGGTCGTGAATCGAGCGCTGCTGAAACAGATGACTGCGAATTCGCAGCCATTCCGCGGACGTATCGTCGTCCGCGGTGTTGATCGGCAATCCGCCAGGTGCGGACCAGGACGTTAATCCATTTATGAGCAGAGCGCTGCAAAAGACCAATTTACAAAGAGCTTTAGTGTTGTTTTCATCCCGGTTGTCTTTCATTAGTTGTGTCTCGATGATAGGGATTATGCATGGCGCTGTGTGTGGAGTAAGTGTTGCCCATCTTCCTGTATTTCCGAGCGCCTCGTAACGAGCCAACACCCGCATCCCTGTCGCAATTCGCCGACGACATTTCATTGCACTGTCGTCAATAAGAGACAAAGCGTTGAATTTGTTGGAAAAGCTTGAATTGCTGCACCGCGTCGTGTATAAGGTCGCCTGTACCCATCGCGGTACTCTGCAAGGGCTAATCCACTGAAAGGTGGAGGCGCAAAGTCACTAGTCTAACGGACTTTAGTCCTACGACAGCAGGATTGCCAGATCAAAGCTTCCAATAACAAGTTTGTAAGGTAGCTAGTCTGCATGAGGGTGTTTTGCATTCGATAGCTTTCCTGGCTGTCGGAGCGCATCAATTCATTCCGATCCGGTGTTGGTAGACGTGCGGCTTTCGGCTGCGCACTAAAGTCCTTCTTTTAATCAAAGAGGGAGTCTTCAATGTCTTTTCTTTTTCGCTTCGTACCCAACATTCGTAAAAAAATCTTTAAAGCTTTTCGGGTGGGCCTGTTATTCGGCGGTCTCGGTGTCAGTTTTGTCGCTGTCGGGCAGGTTACCGGGCAGCTTCAAGTCGATGGACCTCACTTCAAGGATGCCAGCGGTAACATTGTCGTGTTGCGCGGCATTTCGTTAATCGGCGTGCAGAATCTGAAAACCGAGCGGAAAGGAGCCGAATTCATCATCAATTTGCTGACCGATAGCAGCCGCGGCTGGCACGCGAAAATGTTACGGTTGCCGGTTTTTCCCGGCCAGTACTTCGCGAACCCCGCGCGTTACGTCCAGAATCATCTTCAACCGACGGTGGATCTTTGCGTCGCGAAGAAGTTGTATTGCATCATCGACTGGCATTACATCGACAGTCCTTATAAACGCCTCGGCGAGACAAAGAGCTTCTGGGCCGACATGGCAGCCCGTTACAAAGACAATCCCTACATCCTGTTCGAAATCTTCAATGAGCCGGTCACAGCGGCGTCGGGGTCGCAGGCGGAGTGGGACAAGTGGAAGGGATTCGCGCAGGAAATTGTGGATCTGATCCGGCAGACAGCGCGCAAAAACATCATTCTGGTCGGCGGCCCGCATTACTCGCAGCATATGCGCGGCGCGGTGTCCAATCCGGTTACCGGCAAAAACATTGCCTACGTCGCGCATATCTATCCGGGCGGTTATTA from Burkholderiales bacterium carries:
- a CDS encoding glycoside hydrolase family 5 protein, coding for MSFLFRFVPNIRKKIFKAFRVGLLFGGLGVSFVAVGQVTGQLQVDGPHFKDASGNIVVLRGISLIGVQNLKTERKGAEFIINLLTDSSRGWHAKMLRLPVFPGQYFANPARYVQNHLQPTVDLCVAKKLYCIIDWHYIDSPYKRLGETKSFWADMAARYKDNPYILFEIFNEPVTAASGSQAEWDKWKGFAQEIVDLIRQTARKNIILVGGPHYSQHMRGAVSNPVTGKNIAYVAHIYPGGYYPLANKRSGNSADYWEYNAGVVADQFPVVVTEWGFGSDAYNETKGELATFGLPFKAWAESRNLSWTSWVADYAWYPVMFKRDYSPTEFGKFVREWLEQGS